A genome region from Pleurocapsa minor HA4230-MV1 includes the following:
- a CDS encoding ATP-dependent Clp protease proteolytic subunit, translating to MDSPIQAVQAPYRGGGGNYRTPPPDLPSLLLKERIIYLGLPLVSPDEYKDQMGIDVTELIVAQLLFLQFDDPDKPITMYINSTGTSWYGGDSIGFETEAFAICDTMDYIKPQVHTICIGQAMGTAAMILSSGAKGYRASLPNGTIILHQPRQGARGQATDIQIRAKEVIENKRAVLEIFSRNTGQSVEKLEKDTDRMLYMTPQDAKNYGLIDKVLESTSDLPTPVAALS from the coding sequence ATGGATTCACCAATTCAGGCAGTACAAGCTCCCTATAGAGGAGGCGGTGGTAACTATCGCACTCCACCCCCAGATTTACCTTCTCTGCTATTAAAAGAGCGCATTATCTATTTAGGTCTTCCTTTAGTTTCTCCTGATGAGTATAAAGACCAAATGGGAATTGACGTTACGGAGTTGATCGTAGCTCAATTACTCTTTCTACAATTTGATGATCCAGACAAACCAATTACCATGTACATCAACTCTACTGGTACTTCTTGGTATGGCGGAGACTCCATTGGTTTTGAAACAGAAGCTTTTGCTATCTGTGACACTATGGACTACATTAAGCCCCAAGTACATACTATCTGTATTGGTCAGGCGATGGGAACGGCAGCGATGATTCTCTCTTCTGGAGCCAAAGGCTATCGCGCCAGCTTGCCCAACGGCACAATTATTCTGCATCAACCCCGTCAGGGTGCAAGAGGACAAGCAACCGATATTCAAATTCGTGCCAAAGAAGTCATTGAAAATAAGCGAGCTGTCTTGGAAATTTTTAGTCGTAACACTGGTCAATCAGTAGAGAAGCTAGAAAAAGATACAGACAGAATGCTTTATATGACTCCCCAAGATGCCAAGAACTACGGCTTAATCGATAAAGTTCTAGAAAGTACTAGCGATCTGCCTACTCCTGTAGCTGCTCTTAGTTAA